Below is a genomic region from Algiphilus sp..
CGCCGCTCGTCCCAGTCCACGATGCGGGTGGACAGCCGGTAGCGCTGGCCGGCGTGGAGCGGCCGTCGATAGCGCATGTCGCAGGACGCCAGCGGCAGTCCCAGGCGACGGCGCAGGCACACGCGGCGGATGCCGGTGCGCTGGAAGAACAGGTTGCGCGCCTCGTTCATCAGCTGCAGGTAGCGCACGTTGTCCATGTGCAGGCCGATGTTGAGATCACCCGGCCAGACGCGCATGTCCAGCACGAGGGTTTCGCGGAGGCCGAGCTGCGGCCGGGTCAGACCGTGAAGGCTTCGGATGGTGCTGCGCACGGCGTGCTCCTCGAACGGGGTCGGTCGGTAGTAGTGCAGCGGTGACGCGGGATGCGGCCGGCCCTCAGGCAAGCTTGTCGTCGGCCACGCGGTAGCGCGGATCCTCGTGGTAGTCGACCACGATCATGCGCCGGGCCTTGTCCATGAGCTCGGTGCAGTCCGGGCTGAGATGGCGCAGCGACAGATGCTTGCCCGCCCGCTGGTAGCGCTCCGCGAGGCCGTTGACGGCCTCGATGGCGGAATGATCCATCAGCTTCGCGTTGCGGAAGTCGATCTCGACCCGGTCGGGGTCGTCGCGCGGCACGAACTGCTCCTGGAAGCCCGCGGCCGAGGCGAAGAAGATCGTGCCCTCGACGTCGTACACCTTGCGGCCATCGGCGGTCTCGCGCGCGGTCACCCGCACCTGCTTGGCGTGCTCCCAGGCGAACACCAGCGCCGACACGATGACGCCCACCACCACCGCCGCGGCAAGGTCCACCGCCACCGTGACCGCGGCCACCAGCAGGCCCACCAGCACATCCGCGCGCGGGACCTTGCCGAAGAGGCGAAAGCTGCCCCACTCGAAGGTCTTCTCGGCCACCACGAACATCACGCCGATCAGCGCGGCGAGCGGAATGCGCTCGATGAGCGCCGAGCCGAACAGGATGAAGGACAGCAGGAACAGCGCCGTCGCCACGCCGGAGAGCCGATGCAGCGCGCCGTTGCCGACGTTGATCATGCTCTGGCCGATCATCGCGCAGCCGCCCATGCCGCCGAAGAAGCCGTTGACCAGATTGGCCAGTCCCTGCCCAATGCACTCCTTGTTGCCGCGCCCACGCGTTTCGGTGATTTCGTCTACCAGCGTGAGTGTCATCAGCGACTCGATCAGGCCGACGGCGGCCGCGAGCACGGAGAACGGCAGGATCAGCTTAATGCTTTCCCAGTTGAAGGGAACCTTCGGAATGGCAAAGGTGGGCAACGAGGCGGCTATGGTTTCCTTGGTGGGATCCATGCCCTGCACAAAATCGAGTACGGTGCGGGATTCGTGAATGCCGAAATGTTTGAGTAGAATCGAAACCACGGTGACGGTGACGATCGCCACGAGCGTTGCGGGGATG
It encodes:
- a CDS encoding SulP family inorganic anion transporter; amino-acid sequence: MHKTNKLFKLAIERPRNVKNDILSGLTVALALIPEAVAFSFVAKVDPKVGLYAAFMMGLITAIFGGRPGMISGATGAVAVIFAPLMLGLYGEGLTTEAATGYLFAAVILMGIIQMLFGVLKLGKFIRLVPHPVMLGFVNGLAIIIFKSQFEMFYEGHGEEAHLLAQTPLLIMCGMITATMLISFFLPKLTKAIPATLVAIVTVTVVSILLKHFGIHESRTVLDFVQGMDPTKETIAASLPTFAIPKVPFNWESIKLILPFSVLAAAVGLIESLMTLTLVDEITETRGRGNKECIGQGLANLVNGFFGGMGGCAMIGQSMINVGNGALHRLSGVATALFLLSFILFGSALIERIPLAALIGVMFVVAEKTFEWGSFRLFGKVPRADVLVGLLVAAVTVAVDLAAAVVVGVIVSALVFAWEHAKQVRVTARETADGRKVYDVEGTIFFASAAGFQEQFVPRDDPDRVEIDFRNAKLMDHSAIEAVNGLAERYQRAGKHLSLRHLSPDCTELMDKARRMIVVDYHEDPRYRVADDKLA
- a CDS encoding acyl-CoA thioesterase, whose translation is MRSTIRSLHGLTRPQLGLRETLVLDMRVWPGDLNIGLHMDNVRYLQLMNEARNLFFQRTGIRRVCLRRRLGLPLASCDMRYRRPLHAGQRYRLSTRIVDWDERRFEIVQRYERKGELIAEGHFHSAFTQAGKVVAPADVFAAIATAPAPATQPGAAPEG